From the Daucus carota subsp. sativus chromosome 8, DH1 v3.0, whole genome shotgun sequence genome, one window contains:
- the LOC108197565 gene encoding laccase-4: MESWIRVLMFAACLFPVLVECRVRHYKFNVVMKNSSRLCSTKPIVTVNGRFPGPTLTAREGDTVLVKVVNHVKYNVSIHWHGIRQLRTGWADGPAYITQCPIQPGQNYIYNFTITGQRGTLLWHAHILWLRATVHGAIVILPKRGVPYPFPKPDKEAVVILAEYWKADTELVINQAQKSGLAPNVSDAHTINGKPGPVPNCSAQDAFKLDVEAGKSYMLRIINAALNEELFFKIAGHKLTVVEVDATYVKPFKTDTIVIAPGQTINVLVTADKSSGKYLMAASPFMDSPIAVDNVTATATLHYSGTLSSSATTLTNPPPQNATSISDNFTNSLRSLNSKKFPAKVPLTVDHALLITVGLGINPCPSCKAGNGSRVVASMNNVTFIMPTTALLQAHYFNIKGVFTTDFPSNPPFAFNYTSTTPPKNLGTTSGTKLYRLPYNSTVQLVLQDTGIIAPENHPIHLHGFNFFAVGRGLGNFNPKKDPKKFNLVDPVERNTIGVPSGGWTAIRFRADNPGVWFMHCHLEVHTTWGLKMAFLVDNGKGPNESVLPPPSDLPKC, translated from the exons ATGGAGTCCTGGATTCGAGTTTTGATGTTTGCAGCATGCCTGTTTCCTGTTTTAGTCGAATGCAGAGTTCGACATTACAAATTCAAC GTGGTGATGAAAAATTCGAGCAGATTGTGCTCAACAAAGCCAATTGTGACGGTGAATGGACGATTCCCAGGTCCTACTTTAACTGCCAGAGAAGGAGACACAGTGCTAGTGAAGGTTGTCAACCATGTCAAATACAATGTTTCAATCCACTG GCATGGAATTCGACAGCTGAGAACAGGGTGGGCGGATGGGCCAGCTTACATCACACAATGCCCTATTCAGCCAGGGCAAAACTATATTTACAACTTCACAATCACAGGCCAAAGGGGTACTCTGTTGTGGCATGCACATATCCTATGGCTACGTGCAACAGTACACGGTGCCATCGTGATACTTCCTAAGAGAGGCGTCCCATATCCATTTCCCAAACCCGACAAGGAAGCTGTGGTCATACTAG CTGAATACTGGAAAGCAGATACGGAACTTGTGATCAACCAAGCACAGAAATCAGGATTGGCGCCAAACGTCTCAGATGCACATACAATCAATGGCAAACCAGGACCAGTCCCTAACTGTTCAGCACAAGATGCATTTAAACTGGATGTTGAGGCAGGGAAATCTTACATGCTACGTATCATCAACGCTGCACTCAACGAAGAACTTTTCTTTAAAATTGCTGGACACAAGCTAACTGTAGTCGAAGTTGATGCCACCTATGTAAAGCCTTTCAAAACGGATACAATCGTGATAGCACCGGGCCAAACCATTAATGTTTTAGTGACAGCAGACAAATCCTCTGGCAAGTACCTTATGGCTGCCTCACCATTTATGGATTCTCCAATTGCAGTAGATAATGTGACTGCAACAGCCACATTACATTATTCTGGAACACTGTCAAGCTCTGCGACTACCCTCACGAATCCACCACCTCAAAATGCCACCTCAATTTCTGacaacttcacaaactctttaAGAAGTTTAAATTCAAAGAAATTTCCTGCAAAGGTTCCATTAACAGTTGATCACGCGCTTTTGATCACAGTTGGACTAGGAATAAATCCGTGTCCAAGCTGTAAAGCGGGTAATGGAAGTCGCGTAGTAGCATCCATGAACAATGTCACTTTCATCATGCCTACCACAGCTCTCCTTCAAGCACATTACTTCAATATCAAAGGTGTTTTCACTACAGATTTTCCGAGCAATCCTCCATTTGCTTTTAACTACACAAGCACAACGCCCCCGAAGAACTTAGGGACCACAAGTGGAACAAAACTTTATAGATTGCCTTACAATTCCACAGTTCAACTGGTTCTCCAAGACACGGGTATAATAGCCCCAGAAAATCATCCAATTCATTTGCATGGATTCAACTTCTTTGCAGTTGGCAGAGGACTCGGAAACTTTAATCCGAAGAAAGATcctaaaaaatttaatcttgTTGACCCTGTTGAGAGGAACACAATTGGTGTACCATCCGGGGGATGGACAGCTATTAGATTTCGCGCAGACAATCCAG GCGTTTGGTTCATGCATTGTCACTTGGAAGTACACACAACATGGGGACTAAAGATGGCATTCCTGGTCGACAATGGAAAGGGCCCAAATGAGTCTGTCTTGCCACCTCCAAGCGATCTCCCGAAATGTTAG
- the LOC108197538 gene encoding protein NRT1/ PTR FAMILY 8.1, with protein MTAYMALAEAEEDMYTKDGTTDYRNNPTIRNKTGTWKACPYILGTECCERLAYYGININLVNYLKFQLNRSNVVAVNTVTNWSGTCYVTPLLGAFLADAYLGRYWTIAALSIVYVFGMTILALSASVHGLKPLCDDKHVCHPTSLQLGVFYTGLYLIALGTGGIKPCVSSYGADQFDDSDESEKKSKSSFFNWFYLSINIGALVAATVLVWIQTNVSWGWGFGIPAAAMAIAVVSFFSGTRLYRNVRPSGSPFTRIFQAVVASIRKSRVEVPRDKSLLYETNTVEASVIKGSRKLDHTDKLSFFDKAAVVTHSDEPKDSISPWRLCTVTQVEELKSIIGLLPIWASGIIFAAAYTQMGTLFVLQGNTMDLQMGPSFQIPPASLSLFDTISVIFWVPVYDRVIVPFARRITGHKSGFSQLQRMGIGLVISIAAMLCAGTLELVRLKMVKKHKYYELEHVPMSIFWQVPQYFIIGCAEVFTFIGQLEFFYEQAPDAMRSLCSALSLTTAALGNYLSTLLVSIVTDLSTKNGGEGWIPDNLNYGHLDYFFWMLAGLSLINLGFYFSVAKCYTYKKPVDPSK; from the exons ATGACAGCTTATATGGCTTTAGCAGAGGCAGAAGAAGATATGTATACCAAAGATGGAACAACTGATTATCGTAACAACCCTACTATCAGAAACAAAACTGGAACCTGGAAAGCATGCCCTTACATCCTAG GGACTGAATGCTGTGAAAGATTGGCATACTATGGGATCAACATTAATTTAGTGAATTATCTCAAGTTCCAATTAAACCGAAGTAATGTTGTTGCAGTTAATACTGTCACCAACTGGTCTGGTACATGTTATGTCACGCCACTACTTGGCGCATTTCTTGCTGATGCTTACCTTGGTCGATACTGGACAATTGCTGCCTTATCAATTGTCTATGTTTTC GGAATGACAATATTGGCTCTATCAGCGTCTGTCCATGGACTGAAACCCTTGTGTGATGACAAGCACGTTTGTCATCCGACAAGCCTGCAACTCGGGGTTTTTTACACAGGACTTTACCTAATAGCTCTTGGTACAGGAGGCATTAAGCCTTGTGTGTCATCTTATGGGGCAGACCAGTTTGATGATTCGGATGAGTCTGAGAAAAAAAGCAAGAGTTCGTTTTTCAACTGGTTTTATCTTTCGATCAACATTGGTGCACTTGTTGCTGCCACAGTGCTTGTCTGGATACAAACAAATGTGAGCTGGGGCTGGGGCTTTGGCATTCCTGCTGCTGCTATGGCTATTGCTGTTGTGAGCTTCTTTTCAGGCACACGTTTGTATCGCAATGTGAGGCCTAGTGGAAGTCCATTTACTCGGATCTTTCAGGCAGTCGTTGCATCTATCAGAAAATCACGTGTTGAGGTGCCTAGAGACAAGTCTTTGCTTTATGAGACAAATACAGTGGAAGCATCTGTTATTAAAGGAAGCCGGAAACTTGATCATACTGACAAGTTGAG TTTTTTCGACAAGGCAGCTGTAGTGACTCACTCTGATGAACCTAAAGATTCCATCAGTCCCTGGAGACTTTGCACCGTTACACAAGTCGAAGAACTCAAGTCTATTATAGGCTTGCTGCCCATATGGGCATCAGGCATCATCTTTGCTGCTGCATACACTCAAATGGGCACATTATTCGTTCTTCAAGGCAACACAATGGACCTTCAAATGGGCCCTTCATTTCAGATTCCACCAGCCTCACTATCCCTCTTCGACACCATCAGCGTCATATTTTGGGTTCCAGTCTATGACCGTGTGATCGTGCCTTTTGCCAGACGAATCACGGGTCACAAAAGCGGTTTCTCCCAGCTACAACGGATGGGAATAGGCCTAGTGATCTCAATTGCCGCGATGCTGTGTGCTGGAACACTAGAGCTAGTGAGACTAAAAATGGTCAAGAAGCACAAGTACTATGAACTTGAGCATGTTCCCATGTCCATTTTTTGGCAAGTCCCTCAATATTTCATCATTGGATGTGCTGAAGTATTTACATTTATCGGACAGCTTGAGTTTTTCTATGAGCAGGCTCCTGATGCCATGAGGAGCTTGTGCTCAGCATTGTCGCTAACCACAGCGGCCCTGGGGAATTATCTGAGCACATTACTTGTCAGCATTGTCACAGATTTGAGCACGAAAAATGGTGGTGAAGGGTGGATTCCTGATAATCTGAATTATGGTCATTTGGATTATTTCTTCTGGATGTTGGCTGGGTTAAGTTTGATAAATTTGGGATTCTACTTCTCAGTGGCTAAATGTTACACTTACAAGAAGCCAGTTGATCCCAGTAAATGA